CGGCGAACTCGATGCCGAGCATCAGCCCGCGTCCGCGCACCTCGCGGACCACTTCGCCGAAGTGGCCGGTGACGATGGAGCGGAGCCGGGTGAGGATCTCCTCGCCGAGCGTCCTGGAGCGGGTGACGAGGTCGTTGTCCTTGATCGCCTCGATGGCCCCGCGGGCGGCGGCCATGGCGAGCGGCGCCCCGGAGAAGGTGGAGGTGTGCAGGTACGGGTCCTGGTCGAAGGCCTTGAACACCGCCGGGGTGGCCACGACCGCCGACACGGGGACGACACCGCCGCTGAGCCCCTTGCCGACGAGCAGGATGTCCGGCACCACGCCCTCGGCGTCCGCGCCCCACCAGGTGCCGAGCCGTCCGAGGCCCGTCTGGATCTCGTCCAGCACGAGCAGGGCGTCGAACTCCTCGCAGAGCGCCGCGACCTGGGTCAGGTATCCGGCCGGCGGTATGACCACTCCGGCCTCGCCCTGCACCGGTTCCACGAAGACGCAGCCCTCGCCCGGGATGCGGGCGAGCACGGCGCGCAGGGCTTCCGCGTCCCCGTACGGCACGTGGGCCGTGTCGGGCAGCAGGGGGCGGAACGGGTCCTGGAAGAGGCTCTTCCCGGTGAGCGACAGGGCGCCCATCGTCTTGCCGTGGTATCCGCCGTGGGTGGCGACGAGCCGCGTCCGGCCGCGGGTGCGGGCCAGTTTGATCGCCGTCTCGACCGCCTCGGCGCCGGAGCCGGCGAAGTGGACGCGGCTCAGGCCCTCCGGTACGACGGACACCAGGGCGTCGGCGGCCAGCGCGGCCTGCGGCTCCAGGAAGATGCGGGTGGCGACGGGGTGGGTGTGCAGTTGTTCGGCCACCCGGCGGATGACGGCGGGATGCCGCGCTCCGGTCAGGAAGACCCCGTAGCCGCCGCAGTTGAGAAAGCGGCGTCCGTCGCTGGTGGTGACCCATGCTCCTTCGGAGGCGACCTCGACATGGCCGCCGAACATCTCGCCGAGGGTGGCACGGCCCTTGCTGAGCCGGCTGCGGTAGAGCCGCCCGAGTTCGTGGCGGTCCGGCAGAACGTCCGGTGCGAGTGGGGTGATCGTCACGGTGCCTCCTCAGGCCAGCCGAAGCGGCTTGCCCGCCACGTGTTCGAGGAACGGGCCCTGGAAGCTCGTGCGGGACGGCGGGTGGAAGGTCAGCCCGTGCGAGACCGCGGCAAGGTAGGCGACGTCGGAGGAGGTGATGAAGGCCATGCCGCCCAGCAGCTCCACGGCGCGGTTCACCGTCTCGCCGAGCGCGTCCTGGACCGCGTAGCGCGCCACCAGGGTCTTCGCGAGCGCCTCGTTGCCCCGCTCGCCGTCCATCACCATCCGGGCGACGCCTTCGAGGAGCAGGTTCGCGGTCTCCAGCTTGGCGATCAGGTTCGCCCGGTCCGACTCGCCGCCGCGGCCCGACCGGTACAGGCGTTCCACCAGCGCGGAGACCATCCCCACGTACGCGGCGGAGATGAGCAGTTCGAACCAGATGAACCCGACGGTCTGCAGTTCGTCGAGCTCGCCGGCCTCCCCGAGTTCGGTCCGCATGATCAGCTGTTCGTCGACGAACACGTCCGTCAGGCGCACCTCGTTGCTCTCGGCGCCCGCCAGCGCCCAGCTCTGCCAGAAGGGGTGGCTGGTGATGCCGTCGGTCTGGCGCGGCACGAGCAGCACCGCCATCTCGGAACCCCCGTCGGGCGTCGGCAGCGCCACGCTCGCCGTCAGGAGGTCCATCGACCGGGAGAGGCTGCACGGCTTCTTCGAGCCGTTGATGACGAACCCGCCCTCCGCCTGTTCCGCCCGCATGGTCGGCGTGAGGATGCCCTGCGAGGGCTTCCCCTCGGCGAACCCGGAGGCGACCAGGAGGTTCTGCTCGGCGATGCCCTCGAGCAGCGCCCACTCCATGCCGCTGCTCTTGATGGAGTCGGCCAGGGTGAAGAGGGTGGCCACGGAGAAGTGGTGCATCGTGGTGGCGACGGCCAGCGAGGGAGAGACGGCGCCGATGGCCCGTACGACGGCGAGCGCCTGGAGCGGGTCCGCGCCGGCACCCTGGTACTCCTTGGGGATCACCAGCCCCGGGCCCTTGGCGGTGCGGAAGTGGGTGACGCCGGGGCTCTCCGGCTTCTCCAGATCGGCGAGCGGAATGTCATCGAGGTTCTTGAGCAGGCCGGGCAGATAGCTCTCGCAGATCTCCCGAGCCGCGTCCAGGGAACGCATGGCTTCCTCAGGGTCGGTGGATGTTCGGAACGCGGGGGATGCAGGGACACGGGGCATGCAGGGGTACGCGACGCGGACGGGGACCGGGTCTTCGGGGATACGGGGATACGGGGAGTCAGCCGCGGTGGTCCGCCGGGGCCGGTGCTGCGGTGGCCGGCCGGCCACCGCCGAACACCGCCTCGCGGGGGCGCAGCCCCTGCACGCTGACGCTGACTCCCTGTACGTGGGAGGTGCGCAGGATCGGGTAGTTGGCCTCGCCGAACACGCCGCCGGTCAGGCCCGTGCCGCCGTGGGTGGGCAGGTAGGGCAGGAACCCGATGTGCGAGTCGTTCACCTTCAGCAGCCCGCCCTTGGTGACCCGTGCGGTGAACCGGTCGATCACCGAACGGTCGTCGGCCCAGAGGGAGTTGCGCAGCCCGTACTCGTTGCTGTTGACCCAGTCGATGAACTTCTCCAGCAGTTCCTCGTCGTCGCCGTCGGCACGCGACGCGACGACCACGGGGAGCAGCGGGAAGAAGGTCTCGTGCGCCACCGCCCGTACGTCGCGGGCCCCGTCGAGGCCGCGGACCAGGACGACGGTGGGTTCGAGGAAGATGCCGGAGGAGTCGCGGGCGCCGTCGAGCTGCATGGCGTGGCCGCCGCAGACCAGTTCGGCGCCCGAGTCGAGGGCGTCCTGGAGGCAGGAGAAGAACTTCTCGTTCCGCAGCACCGGGGTGAGCAGGACGTCCTCGTCGCCGGCGTGGCCCGGCTTCACCAGGGCGCTCTGGCGGGCGAGTTCGGCGGTGAGCGACTCGGCGATGTCGGGGTGGGCGAGCACCTGGTTGGGGATCATGCAGAGTTGTCCGGAGCCGTAGAAGCTCTCGGTGAGCGCTTCCGCGGCCAGTCGGACGTCGGCGTCCTTCCAGACCACCACCACGTCGTTGCCGGCGAGTTCGAGGATCGGCTTCTTGCCGGCGGCGACACAGCGCTCCTGGAACCGGATGCCGTTCTCGCTGCTGCCGAAGTACATGATGTCGTCGACGTGCGGGCTCTGCAGCCAGGCGTTCAGCATCGGCGCCGGGTCGCCGCACACCACGCCGAGGGTGCCGGGCGGGGCTCCGACCTCCTCCAGCGCGGGGACCACCACCTCGTGCAGGACGTACATCACGCCGAGCGGTGCGCTGCGCGGGGCCCGTACGACCAGGGCGTTGCCCGCGAAGAGCGAGGTCACGCCGAGGAGCGCGCTCGAAAGGGGCGCGTTCTGCGGCGGGTTGAGGCAGACGACCCCGTCGGGCTGCCGGCGTACGGAGATCTCGCGGGCGCCGTGCCGGAACTCCTGGAGCATCTGGGTGCGGTAGAACCCGAGCGACTCGGGTCCGAAGCACTCCAGCATGCCGGAGACCTGCCAGCGGGCGAGCGCCAGCGGGTGGCCCTCCTTGACCAGGATGTCGATGATCTCGCCGGCCCGGTCGGCGAGCCGGTCGTGGAGGAGGGTGCCGAGCTGTTCGAGGCGCACGTCCAGGGGGGCCGCGGACCATTCGCGGGCGGCCCGGGCAGCGGCCCCGAGGGCCTGCTCGACCGTCTCGCGGTCCGCCTTCGCGACCCGGCCGACGATCGTGGGCGGCAGCTCACCTCCCGCCGGACCGCCGTGCCACTGACCGCGCTCCAGTTTCCGCTTCAGGGTCAGATTGGTGAAGGCGTCGTCGAGCAGTGCCGCCGCGTCCAGGACGTAGACCCATTCCGTACTCGGAATGTTCTTTCCGTCGACATAGGAGAGATACGTCGAGGCCCCAGGGGCGAGGACGACATCCTCCTGGGTGAGCGGCGCTCCCCCCGCCATGTGCGTGCCGTTCACGCGGTCCCCGCTTTCTTCATCCGCTTCGAACAGTCGGATCATTCTTCTTCCGGCTGCGTTCAGTAATCTCGCAGCGGGGGCTGAGAAGGCTCTGAGACGGAGCTGAGACGACCGTTTCAGGAGCATCGAAGGCGGCGGTCCGAGTATCTGCGGGCAAGGAACGTGAAGGTGAGTCGGCGTACGGCCGGGCGACAGGGGAACGAGATGTCAACGACTGAGGAATCGGTAGCCTTCGACTCCGTCGCGCAACCGCTGCGGAAGTACGCCGAGAACCCGAGCGCTTTCCTGGCACTCAACAGCGGGACCGAGTATTTCCTCGCCCCCGGCGCGGAGGGCTTCGTCGCCTACCGCACGGCGGGCGGCTATCTGGTCCAGTTCGGCGGGGTGTTCGGTCCCGAAGGCGAACAGGAGAAACTCCTGAAGGCCTTCCTGGAATTTGCGCGTGCCAAGCGGCGCAAAGTCTGTGCGATCCAGCTCCAGCGCTCGGACGCCGACCTCTACGCCCGCTGCGGATTCACCGTGAACCAGGTGGGTTCCTCATTCTCTTTGCACCTGCCCGCGTTCACGCTCAAGGGTTCCCGGTTCATGAAGTTGCGCAACAAGATCTCCCGTGCGAAGCGCAGCGGTCTGCAGATCGACGAGGTCGCGTACGACGAGGTGGCCGGTGAGATCGACGCTCTCGACCAGCGGTGGCTGCGCAGCAAGGGCAGGCACGTCAAGGAGATCGAGTTCCTCGTGGGCCAGTGCGGCGGGCCCGCGCAGAGCGAGCGCCGCCTGTTCGTCGGCCGTGTCGAGGGTGCCGTCGTCGCGTACATCTCCTACTCCCCCGCGTACGGCTCCCGGGCCGGCTGGCTGCACGACCTCAGCCGCCGCGACAACGACGTGTCCCCGGGCGTGATGGAGGCGGTGAACGCCCACGCCATCGACACCTTCCGCACCGAGGGCGCCGAGTGGCTGCACTTCGGCTTCACTCCGTTCACCCGCCTCGACCCGGGTGTCGAGGTGTCCGCCGCCAGCCCGGTGACGGGGAAGTTCATGCGGTTCCTCGCCGACCACGGCGAGAAGGTATACCCGTCGGCCAGCCAGCTCGCGTACAAGGAGAAGTGGGCGCCGCAGCTGGTGCTTCCCGAGTACCTGGCCTTCCACGGGCGGGCGCGGTTCGGGGCGATCTGGCAGATCCTGCGGGTGACCAAGTCGATCTGAGCCCGTCCGTCGGGCCCGGGGCTCCGGAGAACCGATGCCCACGGCCCGGCGCCGGGCCATGGGCACGTCTCCTCCATCGCCGGCGGCGACCGCCCCGCGGATGCCTACCGGGCCCTGAGGGGTTCCTGACGGAGGATCTCCTGGAACCTGGCACGCAGGGCGTGCCCCGGCTCCAGGCCGAGTCCCTGGGACAGCCGCTGACGGGTCCGGTGGTAGGCGTCGAGCGCCTCGGCCTGCCGGCCCGTGCTGTACAGGGCGGTGATCAGTTGTTCGCAGAAGCGCTCGCGCAGCGGGTACTGGGCGTGCAACTGCTCCAGCTCGGTGACCACGTCGCGGTGCATGCCCAGCGTGAACTGGGCTTCGAAGAGCTGCTCGTAGGCCGTCAGCCGGGTCTCGGTGAAGCGGGTGGAGGCCATCCGGCACAGCATGCCGTGGCCGGCGTCGAGCAGTGCGGGGCCGCGCCACAGCGCGAGCCCCTCGGTGAGCAGTCGGACCGCGCCGCCGGGATCGGAGTCCTGCAGGAGCGCCGCCCGGCGGACCAGGTCGCAGAAATGCAGGGCGTCGACGCGGCGGT
The window above is part of the Streptomyces sp. NBC_01428 genome. Proteins encoded here:
- a CDS encoding aspartate aminotransferase family protein encodes the protein MTPLAPDVLPDRHELGRLYRSRLSKGRATLGEMFGGHVEVASEGAWVTTSDGRRFLNCGGYGVFLTGARHPAVIRRVAEQLHTHPVATRIFLEPQAALAADALVSVVPEGLSRVHFAGSGAEAVETAIKLARTRGRTRLVATHGGYHGKTMGALSLTGKSLFQDPFRPLLPDTAHVPYGDAEALRAVLARIPGEGCVFVEPVQGEAGVVIPPAGYLTQVAALCEEFDALLVLDEIQTGLGRLGTWWGADAEGVVPDILLVGKGLSGGVVPVSAVVATPAVFKAFDQDPYLHTSTFSGAPLAMAAARGAIEAIKDNDLVTRSRTLGEEILTRLRSIVTGHFGEVVREVRGRGLMLGIEFAEPGPAGDLLIELIQHGVIANHSLNSHLVLRLTPPAVLDSTDLEFLYEALDRACRTQAARYTPTSGGA
- a CDS encoding acyl-CoA dehydrogenase family protein produces the protein MRSLDAAREICESYLPGLLKNLDDIPLADLEKPESPGVTHFRTAKGPGLVIPKEYQGAGADPLQALAVVRAIGAVSPSLAVATTMHHFSVATLFTLADSIKSSGMEWALLEGIAEQNLLVASGFAEGKPSQGILTPTMRAEQAEGGFVINGSKKPCSLSRSMDLLTASVALPTPDGGSEMAVLLVPRQTDGITSHPFWQSWALAGAESNEVRLTDVFVDEQLIMRTELGEAGELDELQTVGFIWFELLISAAYVGMVSALVERLYRSGRGGESDRANLIAKLETANLLLEGVARMVMDGERGNEALAKTLVARYAVQDALGETVNRAVELLGGMAFITSSDVAYLAAVSHGLTFHPPSRTSFQGPFLEHVAGKPLRLA
- a CDS encoding aldehyde dehydrogenase family protein gives rise to the protein MAGGAPLTQEDVVLAPGASTYLSYVDGKNIPSTEWVYVLDAAALLDDAFTNLTLKRKLERGQWHGGPAGGELPPTIVGRVAKADRETVEQALGAAARAAREWSAAPLDVRLEQLGTLLHDRLADRAGEIIDILVKEGHPLALARWQVSGMLECFGPESLGFYRTQMLQEFRHGAREISVRRQPDGVVCLNPPQNAPLSSALLGVTSLFAGNALVVRAPRSAPLGVMYVLHEVVVPALEEVGAPPGTLGVVCGDPAPMLNAWLQSPHVDDIMYFGSSENGIRFQERCVAAGKKPILELAGNDVVVVWKDADVRLAAEALTESFYGSGQLCMIPNQVLAHPDIAESLTAELARQSALVKPGHAGDEDVLLTPVLRNEKFFSCLQDALDSGAELVCGGHAMQLDGARDSSGIFLEPTVVLVRGLDGARDVRAVAHETFFPLLPVVVASRADGDDEELLEKFIDWVNSNEYGLRNSLWADDRSVIDRFTARVTKGGLLKVNDSHIGFLPYLPTHGGTGLTGGVFGEANYPILRTSHVQGVSVSVQGLRPREAVFGGGRPATAAPAPADHRG
- a CDS encoding bifunctional lysylphosphatidylglycerol flippase/synthetase MprF — encoded protein: MSTTEESVAFDSVAQPLRKYAENPSAFLALNSGTEYFLAPGAEGFVAYRTAGGYLVQFGGVFGPEGEQEKLLKAFLEFARAKRRKVCAIQLQRSDADLYARCGFTVNQVGSSFSLHLPAFTLKGSRFMKLRNKISRAKRSGLQIDEVAYDEVAGEIDALDQRWLRSKGRHVKEIEFLVGQCGGPAQSERRLFVGRVEGAVVAYISYSPAYGSRAGWLHDLSRRDNDVSPGVMEAVNAHAIDTFRTEGAEWLHFGFTPFTRLDPGVEVSAASPVTGKFMRFLADHGEKVYPSASQLAYKEKWAPQLVLPEYLAFHGRARFGAIWQILRVTKSI
- a CDS encoding AfsR/SARP family transcriptional regulator, which translates into the protein MEIHLLGSLEMADEHISVKIPGEKLRAIVATLALTPNRPVSRNDLIDELWGENPPRDADNSLHGHMARLRRIIAARTGMGSQRDLIGTSNFGYVLSIPDRRVDALHFCDLVRRAALLQDSDPGGAVRLLTEGLALWRGPALLDAGHGMLCRMASTRFTETRLTAYEQLFEAQFTLGMHRDVVTELEQLHAQYPLRERFCEQLITALYSTGRQAEALDAYHRTRQRLSQGLGLEPGHALRARFQEILRQEPLRAR